The stretch of DNA GGCCAGGTTGATGATGGGCAGGTAGAAGATGATCACTGCACAGATGTGTGAAACACAAGTATTGAGAGCCTTAAGCTGCTCCTTTTTGGATGCAATTCCCAGTACAGTCTTGAGGATCAGGGTGTAAGACACAGCAATGAGAATAAAGTCTACCATAAGGCAGAGTGCTCCAAAAAAGCCATAGATAACATCAATTCTGTTGTCAGAACAGGCCAACTTCATGACATCCTGGTGGAGACAGTAGGAATGGGATAATTGGTTTTTCTTGCAATATCTCAAGTTTCTTAAagtgaaagggaagggaagaaccAGGAGCATGCTCTTAAAGGAGAATACTATCCCTATTTGGGCAACTCTGACAGTTGTCAGGATTGAGGTGTATCTCAGAGGGTTGTGGATGGCTAGGAATCTATCAAATGACATGATCAGGAGGACTGAGGACTCCAGTACTGAGAATCCATGAATGAAGAATTCCTGGGCAAAGCAGGCATTGGATGAAATTTCAGGAGCATTGAACAGGAAGATGCTTAACACAGTGGGCAGAGATGATAAAGACAAACCCAAGTCTGACATAGCcaacatggaaagaaaatagtACATGGGCTCATGCAAGGAGGGCTCTGTCTTGATGATAAAAAGAATGGTGCCATTTCCTAGAATAGCAATAAGATACATGCTGCAGATGGGGATAGAGATCCAGATGTGTGCATATTCTAGCCCTGGCATCCCAACCAAGAAGAAGGTGGTGATTTCAACATATGATGTGTTGATAATGGACATGATTCATTCATAGGGCTCTGCTATGAAAAATACAGATGCTTGTGTTGGTAAAATAGGAATATCTGTAAATTTAGTAGAAAAAAAGCAGTGTTAAAATTTGTGGCTTCTTTCagctttcttttgagagaacAAAGCATTTATGTGGCTATCATCATGAAGAGAGATGGTTGGTTGCTGCTTTGGACTATAATCTGTCGTATAATACattggaaaaattatttctggACATGTTATTTCTATAGAGAATCcagatttaaattttgtatttagttacgcatctgatttcattttttcctgtaaaatatTAGTAAACGCTGGTCAATTAACTGGAATCTTCTATTTCTTGCTCTCAGATCTATGTTCTGACCTTCAGTTCTATGTGATTAATTGCCAGTAATAATAGTCAAATGAAAGCTAAATAAATGAGAATACCTGGGTACTTACCAGTAAGTGGATATGTTTGTAAGCACTTTTGATAAAAGCTAAATAATTCTGATATACAAACCCAAGGTATTGTTGAACTTGTCCACCACAAAAGACTCCTCTTATATATAAGGGCTTGTCTTATTCTTTCTACCTAACCACTGGCTCTGGGATTACTGAGTTCTCTGGGGATTGCAGCAAGGCTAGATTTTGTCTGACAATAAGAATAAACATTTGCAGATGCAGTAAATCTACAGAGATGGTTGATACCAAGGAAACAAACATCTAGGTCTGTAATAAGGAACAATTTTGTTGGAGAGGTCTTTAATTGCCTGGTATTAGATAGACATGGTAAATTATCTGCAAAACTAGGATACTTCTGATGGATAGTTGGCTTGTGTATTACTCGTCTGCACAAGGCCAAGTCTAAGCAGAGATGCTGTGAGTTGATTCTGTATTCAAGGAAGTGTTGCAGGACAAACATCCTAGGACATAATGTGTTATCCTAGATTTTATTCCTGAATCCTGGATCCATCTCCCCAGACCCATTAGACATCACTAATTAAATATCCTTAAAACCAACTTGTCCAACTTATACAAGTTTTTCTCCCTTACCAAATCTTCCCTGTTTAAGGGACCTACTTCGGTAATAAGACTTTATGTTTAAGAATCTACAAGCCAAAAATCTGAGCTTCTTTGTCTTACACACAATAATGACCaatatttcttagaaaattaaattgttttacttACTGAGTTCCATTACCAGATGATGATTTGGaatcttgaaattttttaaataatattatcaagttatatcattatcttcattttactgatgaagaaaattTTTCTCAAGATGAAGTCTTCTGTTTAAGATCACAGAAGTGTTGTAGGGTAGAGGTAAGATAGCAACTCAGGTCTGTTATATTACTGATAATTAAGTATATAGCACGCTATCAGGTTTGCCAAGCAATATTTAAGGAGTTATGAACTGAATGTACAGCTGgaattgtgtattatttttagCATTCTAAACTGACTACTAGTTGATTCTAGTGGATAAGATGAAACATTTGGTCCTACAGTTGCAAATCTTTGCAACAGTGAAAATCATGCTAGTATAGAGATCCTAAGGAAAAGGCTCTTGAGGAGAAAAAAACTATATACTCACCTCTATTAGTAAATAGTCATTGGAAGGATTTCAATATTTACTTGACTAAAGAGTGGAAATATAAGAATGTATTACCATAACCTTCccataaattcttttaaactatGTGATGATTACTTCTTAGTTGCCAATTGCCTACTGTTTGCATCCCCAATGAAAATAAGCCCCACTTGGTTATGTTGTCAAGAATTCTCTCCTTCCACTGTTGCTTTTTCTCTTAGCTTTCTCCAGGTACTTCTTATTAAAGAGATAGCAGAAagtttgtgtatgtttgtgtgtgtgaaaattgCTTTGACAAGGACATGTGCTCATTGGCTCAATGTTCATGTGTTCATTGGCTCAATGTTCAACTTTGTGGACCAAATCAATTTGTTTCATGACAATTTAAAGTAAGCTACAGTAAGACAGGCAGTGCATTACTATCATGGTGGATGGCATATAGTAGCTtattaaatacttgttgaatgaataaatgattgtattttttaaactggcatcttttttatctttattattatttttcccattgtgCTACGTTtgctatgaaataaaaatatgggtTTTAGCAATTGTAAAAACTATTCTCAAGGATTTTTACATTGTAATCTAGTATTAATTTTCAACTTAATTTacataatatgttttaaaagtgttatttatgtacaaagaatattaatatacagctataattataataataaaatgaggcatgtatattaattattaatatctcATTCTAGAGACGTGAAGTATTGTtcttgtaaaaaacaaaatgttgcaAATCAGTTGAGGTTTCTCTTGGCCCCATATACTGAAATAATAGTGAAGGGGGGCAAATCATACAGATgagatacagctaaagcagttcCTATACAGAAAATTAtaggttaaatttatttattaggaaataagagttgaaaaatcaaaaaatgtaacTTCTATTTCAAGAAGATAGTGAAGGAATAACAACAAAATctccaaaaaaatgaagaaaataaactggtaaaatcagaaatgaataaaatagaaatatgatataaaataatgtCATCAAAGCAGAAATTTCATTCcttaacaagttttaaaaaatccataatttaacaaaactgaaagaataaagagataaaaCACTAAACTTATTTTAATGTATACCATTTGAACTAATGTATGTATACCCATTTCAGGGTATACATACCCATTTCAGGTACCCAGAATATGCCATTTGAACTAATGGCACTTATTCCGGAGTCatgaaaattttacatttcaatcTTTATGGTAAGGCATTAGAATCACCCAGGGAGCTCTCAAAAGTTGTGATATTCAGGTTCACTTGATTTATGACAGTGACACAATTCTATAAGGAATAGATGGTATTTACAATAGATAGAGCAATTTAAATgcaagtagaaagaaagaaatcttgagTTTTATCAAAACATTAATTTGAGTTGGACAATAGGCCTAAGTATTCAaggtaaaacaaaaaatcttgtaGAAAAACTATGGTAATATTTTCATGATTTGGGATAACCATGGATACAACCAGGAAAAACAAATTTCATAGACAGAATTAATTAATAGAAAGCATTTCCATGGAAAGACCTCTGGGAATAAATAATATCATCATATGGAATagtactcagccttaaaaaaaggatgaaattctgtcatttgctacaacatggatggaactggagaacattatgttaaataaaataagccaggcacagaaagacaaacactgcatgttctcacttagatgtggaatctaaaacaattgaactcatagaaacaaaGTAGCATGATGAATACTAGATGATGGGGATGGGGGGAGTCTGGAGATGATAGTCAAAAggtaaaaagttagaaagaataaattcgATTATTTTATAACAATAGCACAGCATGCTGAATATAGCTAATATTTGAGTCCTCTGTATTTCAATATTTCTAAGAGTAAATTTCTAATGTTCTcatcaaaaaaaaatattattattatatatatctgACAAATGATATGTAAAGAACTgcaaatgaataagtaaaattcAGTAAAAAATAGGCAATGCACTTGACTTGCACTGTTCAATTTGCAtttggaaaaatgcaaattaatatcaCAATGAGGTATTATAtcatacccattagaatggctaacatcaaaaagaataacaatCCCAAATTGTGGTGAATATGTGGAGAACTAGAATGCTTACACTTTGCTATTAGATGTGTAAATCAGTGCAAGTTCTTTGGTGACAAAGTTTAGCATTATCTTCTATAGGTACATAAATACCTACCCTATGACTTAAAATATCATTTCTAAAAAAGTTAGTTCCTGTTTCAAGCAAACACATTCTAAGAATGTCTATAGGAACTTTATCATATTAGCCAACATTTGAAAAAGACTCTAATATTCATCAACATGTGAATGGGTAAAATTGAATTAggtattctgatttaattgactATGATGTTAACCTGAATATCACAACTTTTGAGAGCTCCCTGGGTGATTTTAATGCCTTACCATAAAgattgaaatgtaaaattttcatGACTCCAGAATAAGTGCCATTAGTTCAAATGGCATATTTCTGGGTACCTGTCTGTCTTTGATGGCTTGATTTCTCCATGAGTCACAATTACTGCTAGGTACAAAGGTACTTAATCACTGATGCAGAATAATGTATGCTTTTTAAAGTGCTACCAGTGAACTCTCTCCAGGCTGTTACATAAACTGATTTCTTAGATTATCATTTAGTGATcattttttgtaaataatatttttgttattattgtttctcACTGAAGTGATTCTGCCATTATTGGCTGTTCTAGTAGATAAATACTGGGTTGTtaggtttcttaaaaaataatttttatgttgtttgttCCTGTCTGATACCATTTCTCCAAACTTTCTGGAAAGAGAATGGCCATTTTAATATATCACAGTCACAGTGATAGGGGTTGTGGCACAGAGATTGGCATATGAACCAATTGCACCAGTCACATTAAGTTTTTATCCTTGGTATACTGATTACTTCTGCTTAGAATATTAAGGAAgctattaaacatttttcttttaagtggATCTGAGAGTGAcagttctctctcctctcttcattGAGAGAGAAAAAGTGCTCTACTGCCTATTTGTCTGCCCACGATTTAGCAAACTACGTGGGTTAGTTTTGTTCAAAACACGTATAGAAACAAAACAGAGAGCTGAAGCATGTAAGTTAGCGGTGATAACAACTTCTTTGCAGCACTTAAGTGTCCTGTAGCTCACAAGGTTCCTACAACTTTTAATTCAAGTCTGTCTGCTGTTATGATATTTTACCTCAGAATGTTTACGTTTCTTTAAGATAATATTGGGTTTGCTGTTGTTTGCCATGTTCTTCATTTCAGGAACATGTGCAAATCATTATGTTCACCATAAATCATCACCTCCCCCATAGGCATTCAtgtatctgtattttatttttcattttattttattaagactGCCCAAAACCCCAAAAATACAGATTATCTTTGAGACTCTTGAATGAGACATCTATGTACAATATCCTGAAAGAATAAGATGCTTATTAAAGCCAACTAATTGCTCCTCATCTTGTTAGTGGAAATGAAGTCTTTATATTGAGCTGCCTATCCTCACCCTGAGAGAATAGGAGCTTCTGTTTCTTTCAATTAATAAAGCATGTCAACTACTGCTTTGTTGTACTACAACCCCAAACCCATATCTGTATTTGTAAGACTTTGGAAAAGGCAGATGGATATAGTTACGCACCTTGAACACAGAAGCAGTTCTTGCCCTGATCTGATAATAGGATTTCCTATACTAGGACAGGTTTGTGAAAACATATGTAGTTctgaatttaaaaactaaaatgtactCAAGATAATACTATCCTGGAGTATCAGAGAttaggtttgaatcccagcttttgATTTCCTCTCTGTGTGAGTTTCATAAAATCAAACTCTCAGAGCCTCAATCTCTTcaactaaaataaataagaaaaaacccTTTATAAAAAGCTGGGTCATTGtgaaaaatagcttttttaaaatgcctaaaaATACCTGGAAGCACATCGTGCATGTATTAGAGGTTTGAAAGCAATACTTGTATCtattaaaattttccattaattGGGAGGTACTGTCAGCTGTGGGctgattattttttttaagcatttgacATTCCTGGAAGGTGTTTCTTGATTTACCTGAGGATGAAGTGTAGGAGACTTGAACTGGCATGGTTGATGGAAATGACTTGATTCAACGAGTGGGTAAAATGAAAAGGCTAAAGTGGTTTTCACAATATGCAAGATTTTGAGGTCATAGTGGGAAGGAAAGTTGGACTATTTTTCAGCCACAAATCTAAAGCAATAAATTTCTCTTTGTACCatatcttttttcctgttttaaaaatctttagcaTCAATGATACGCCTGTATTTGAAATAGacaatttaagaaaattgtatCCTACCATGAATAAATATTACTAAACTCTTCAGAGAGCAAGTTTTTCTACAAACatggtcttatttttaaaatcattcattagcatttatttattgaactctACTCTTCATCAGAAATGTTCTAGACATTAGgtaggaaaaattaaagaaaatagataGGTTTCTTCAATCGCTCATAATACACTTTATTCaagaagtagaaagaaatgaaataagcaCAAAAGTTATCTATAATTGCAAATATTaagtataataaagaataaagaataaacaagtaataaaagagataaaagagagGGTCATAATACAAGCTTGGGCTAGGTAATTTATGATGAAATTAAgccaacatttaaagaaaaaagaaaaggaatgccTTACACAAAATTGGTGTCAAGCATTTTAACAAAAGAGTTCTGATGTGAAAACTCACAGGAAGAAAAGAGCTCTGTAAATTCAAAAACGATTCAGTAGGTCAATGTGGCTGGAGATTAATGAATATCTGATGATGTTGAACAAGTAGAAAGGGTCCAGCTCATGTAGGGTCTCGGAATATGTTCTTCCTTCGGCttggcgtgttggctcacgcctgtaataccagcactttgggaggccaaggcaggcggatcacttgaggtcaggagtttgagaccaacctggccaacatggtgaaaccctgtctctacaaaaaatacaaaaatcagccaggcgtggtgacatgcgcctgtaatcctagatactcgggaggctgagaggcaagagaatcgcttgaacctgggaggcggaggttgcagtgagcagagattgtgctactgcaccccagcttgggctacagagcaagatttcgtctcaaaaaaaatttctttattgatttaattgtatttctaaagAAGTGAGAGTTCAAATTTAAAAGAGGCACTCATATATTCAGTTTGCCTTTTTAATTACTCTTGCCTTGCATAGCGAATCTTTTATAAGGCAGGGAACTTAGCAATATTTTACTGAAGAAATGCTTGGTGACTTCTAGGGTGGGGAAATGATGGGGCGGGGATTGGACTGAAAAACTatctgttgggtactatgctcactacctgggtccAATACCCATGTAAAAATCCAACCCATATCAAATATAAAAGCTGGAATTTAAAAAAGATGGTGACATACTAACATGATTAAAATGGATAGAGAGAcagatataatataaaatttgggTCTAGCAGTAAAAGAACCTGGTATAGAGAGACTGAATGTAGATAACGAGGAATCCAACTTCTGTCAGAACTGTAAAAATTATCGTTTTTCTGTCTTGGTTGTAATTTGTTGTTTGTATCAGAGGTGCTATcataagacatttatttttattctgcttaACTGAAATGGGGACATAAGGCAACGTACTTCCTGGTTACAGTTTTATTCCCATTCTCAGTATCTAGAGTGAATAAAATAAGTCTGTGATAACGATAAAAATATGTGTTGATAATTCTTGGTGTCAAATATTAGGTTTCTCAAATTTACCTTAAATATCTTACCAGACATTTCCAGGTTTTCTGTCACATATGACTGTTAAATCTTCCATTGACACAATTTTGCTACAACTCTCACTCtaatctgtttagtttttacacAATAAACAATTGGTTTCATCAGCGGAGGTACAAGTAGGAGAACATTTGCCATGAGAACATTAATGAGGGGAGAGACATGCCCGGCAAAGCGGTGGACAACGGCCAGGTTGATGATGGGCAGGTAGAAGATGATCACTGCACAGATGTGTGAAACACAAGTATTGAGAGCCTTAAGCTCCTCCTTTTTGGATGCAATTCCCGGTACAGTCTTGAGGATCAGGGTGTAAGACACAGCAATGAGAATAAAGTCTACCATAAGGCAGAGTGCTCCAAAAAAGCCATAGATAACATCAATTCTGTTGTCAGAACAGGCCAACTTCATGACATCCTGGTGGAGACAGTAGGAATGGGATAATTGGTTTTTCTTGCAATATCTCAAGCTTCTTAAagtgaaagggaagggaagaaccAGGAGCATGCTCTTAAAGGAGAATACTATCCCTATTTGGGCAACTCTGACAGTTGTCAGGATTGAGGTGTATCTCAGAGGATTGTGGATGGCTAGGAATCTATCAAATGACATGATCAGGAGGACTGAGGACTCCAGTACTGAGAATCCATGAATGAAGAATTCCTGGGCAAAGCAGGCACTAGAAGAAGTTTCAGGGGCATTGAACAGGAAGATGCTTAACACAGTGGGCAGAGATGATAAAGACAAACCCAAGTCTGACATAGCcaacatggaaagaaaatagtACATGGGCCCATGCAAGGAGGGCTCTGTCTTGATGATAAAAAGAATGGTGCCATTTCCTAGAATAGCAATAAGATACATGCTGCAGATGGGGATAGAGATCCAGATGTGTGCATATTCTAGCCCTGGCATCCCAACCAAGAAGAAGGTGGTGATTTCAACATATGATGTGTTGATAATGGACATGATTCATTCATAGGGCTCTGCTATGAAAAATACAGatacacctgacctcaggtgatccgcttgcttGTGTTGGTAAAATAGGCATATCTGTAAATTTAGTAGAAAAAAAGCAGTGTTAAAATTTGTGGCTTCTTTCagctttcttttgagagaacAAAGCATTTATGTGGCTATCATAATGAAGAGAGATGGGTAATACTTTAGAGTAGAATCTGTCTATTAATGCATTGGGAAAATTATTTCTGGACATGTT from Homo sapiens chromosome 11, GRCh38.p14 Primary Assembly encodes:
- the OR51A4 gene encoding olfactory receptor 51A4 — protein: MSIINTSYVEITTFFLVGMPGLEYAHIWISIPICSMYLIAILGNGTILFIIKTEPSLHEPMYYFLSMLAMSDLGLSLSSLPTVLSIFLFNAPEISSNACFAQEFFIHGFSVLESSVLLIMSFDRFLAIHNPLRYTSILTTVRVAQIGIVFSFKSMLLVLPFPFTLRNLRYCKKNQLSHSYCLHQDVMKLACSDNRIDVIYGFFGALCLMVDFILIAVSYTLILKTVLGIASKKEQLKALNTCVSHICAVIIFYLPIINLAVVHRFARHVSPLINVLMANVLLLVPPLTNPIVYCVKTKQIRVRVVAKLCQRKI
- the OR51A2 gene encoding olfactory receptor 51A2, which gives rise to MSIINTSYVEITTFFLVGMPGLEYAHIWISIPICSMYLIAILGNGTILFIIKTEPSLHGPMYYFLSMLAMSDLGLSLSSLPTVLSIFLFNAPETSSSACFAQEFFIHGFSVLESSVLLIMSFDRFLAIHNPLRYTSILTTVRVAQIGIVFSFKSMLLVLPFPFTLRSLRYCKKNQLSHSYCLHQDVMKLACSDNRIDVIYGFFGALCLMVDFILIAVSYTLILKTVPGIASKKEELKALNTCVSHICAVIIFYLPIINLAVVHRFAGHVSPLINVLMANVLLLVPPLMKPIVYCVKTKQIRVRVVAKLCQWKI